One genomic window of Notamacropus eugenii isolate mMacEug1 chromosome 6, mMacEug1.pri_v2, whole genome shotgun sequence includes the following:
- the TSPAN18 gene encoding tetraspanin-18 — protein sequence MEGDCLSCMKYLMFVFNFFIFLGGACLLGVGIWVMVDPTGFREIVAANPLLFTGAYILLAMGALLFLLGFLGCCGAIRENKCLLLFFFLFILLIFLAELSAAILAFIFRENLTREFFTKELTKHYQGSNETDVFSVTWNSVMITFGCCGVNGPEDFKAAPVYRLLNFNGDEVPEACCRREPQSRDGLLVNREECFLGRDHSLNKQGCYTVILNSFETYVYLAGALAIGVLAIELFAMIFAMCLFRGIQ from the exons ATGGAGGGCGACTGCCTGAGCTGCATGAAGTATCtgatgtttgtttttaatttcttcatattt CTGGGGGGTGCCTGCCTGCTGGGCGTCGGGATCTGGGTCATGGTGGATCCCACTGGATTTCGAGAGATTGTGGCCGCTAACCCCCTCCTCTTCACGGGTGCCTACATCCTGCTGGCCATGGGGGCCCTGCTTTTCCTACTCGGTTTCCTAGGCTGTTGTGGAGCCATCCGGGAAAACAAGTGTTTACTACTCTTT tttttcctgttCATCTTGTTAATATTCCTGGCAGAGCTCTCAGCAGCCATCCTAGCCTTCATCTTCAGAGAAAAC ctaacAAGAGAGTTCTTCACCAAGGAGCTTACCAAGCATTATCAGGGAAGCAACGAGACAGACGTCTTCTCCGTTACCTGGAACTCAGTCATGATCACC TTTGGTTGCTGTGGGGTCAATGGACCCGAAGACTTTAAGGCTGCCCCAGTTTACCGCCTCCTGAATTTTAATGGGGATGAGGTCCCAGAGGCCTGCTGCCGGAGAGAGCCCCAGAGCCGGGATGGCCTCCTGGTCAACAGGGAGGAGTGCTTCTTGGGAAGAGATCATTCCTTGAACAAACAG gGCTGTTACACTGTGATCCTCAATTCCTTTGAGACGTATGTATATCTTGCTGGAGCTCTTGCCATCGGAGTGTTGGCTATTGAG CTGTTTGCCATGATCTTTGCCATGTGCCTCTTCCGAGGGATCCAGTAA